From the Leishmania braziliensis MHOM/BR/75/M2904 contig, possible fusion of chromosomes 20 and 34 genome, the window CCTTCATGCGATCGGGCAAGCCTGCGGACGACGGCAGTGGTTCCATCACATTATTAGCCGACACAAGCGCTGGTACCGCGGCTCCAACATGTGTGTAAAGGACCTCAGGCAGCTCGGTCGTTCCCTGGACCGTCTTGTCATGATAGAAAATAACCCCATCTCCGCCCTCCCGCAGCCctcgctgtgtgtgctgctcgaAGACTACCTGCGACCCAATACCGCAGACAAGTCATTGTTGGTTCTAAAGGAGGTCTTTGAGCGACTTGCGGTCCAGTACGCGAGGGAATCGCGCACCACATCTCTGACTGACACTACTTGCGGTCCAGTACGCGAGGGAATCGCGCACCACATCTCTGACTCACACTCGTAAGCAAGCATCCGAAGAGGACTGCCCCGCACCGCGACCCACTGACTCCTCTGTGAACAGTTTACAAGACGCGACAACAACTCCCAGCACTAtactgccgctgccagctCCTCCATCTGTGGCGCTGCACGTTAGCGATGATGCCGCACTGCAGTGGGCCGAGTTCCGCATGGAGGACATTCTCAACGAGGACGGTGTCTCGATGTCTCAACGTGCCAAGATGAAGGAACTTGTTGGAGGGGCCGACAGGTTGAGATGTCTTTGCCTTTGCTATACACCACCACTTCAGGAGTCTTTCACTGCCGTCGCACCACCAGGTGCTACAGCGTCGGTTTCATCCGtctctgcgctgcggcactaCGGATCCGTCAGTCCGCTCCTACAACTGTAAAGGAGGGTGTAGAAGCGCACAAGTGCactctgcgcctctctcaATCGCAGGCGAGCATCCTCTGCCCTTCTTCTAAAAGCGAACAGATGGTGTGGCGCCAATGCTTTCTAGTGCACGGactgctgcagtgcgcgtcgctgcgatTTAGATCCTTCAGGGTCAAGCACCACGCTTAGCTCTTAGTATCCCTGAAtaggatgtgtgtgtgtgtgtgtgataGAGGCGTCTGCTCCTTTCAaggtttctttttttctctctctgacaTCAACTGCGACTGTGAGTGTCTCTGCCAGCGCTACAAGTTGACCATCAATGCCTGGAGAAAGAAGTGTGCGCCTGCACTCTGCTTGTCGTTGGTATGGCCGTCGTCACCAGCGAATCATACGAGGCAGATGTCACCGACTGGGACGCCAAAAGGTGCAGCCTAGGTGCTTTCCGCACTCGCTCTGGGCTATATGCGAGCAACAGAGCCCCACGTAGCGGCGTGCAGGGACGAGGGGCGGGGAAGGGCGAGAAGGTCATGTACCGCGCCTACAAGATAGGATTTCTAGCAAGTCGTTCCCTCCTAccctcttctgctctctctctctctctttcacatGTTTTTTATTGCATTGGTTGTCCAACTCATCTTATTTCACCACTCTTCTATTTCGTGAATACATGACACTGCTGCCTCGCAGCAGTTCTGCCTTGCATGGCGCGTCCTCTTTGCCACTGTCTATATCGCGTCCTCACGTAGCCCCAAGTGCCACACTTCGCCACCCCTACTGCGCCTCACTATTCaatttttttctttttttttgctcgtTGCCCGTTGGGTTCCTCTACCCTTGTCTCCTCGGGCACATAAACGCCGCCGTCTCTACGCGAGTACCCACAACTCCAGTCCGTTGTGCCGTGCCTCCTTATTTATTTCATCGTGTTGGCTTGTGTCCTACGACCGCCTTGCCGCGTTGTCTCCCCAGTATTACgcatcacctctctccctctcctcgctaCTGCCGCTCGCTctacccccttccccctgtGTTTCCCGCTGTCTTGTTTGTACGTGTATTTCGTCGCTGTGCGTTTGTCGCCATGCCGGTGTATGGAAAacgaagcagcggcaaagTCGGGGcacggaggtggtggcgttgCTTGTCGTGGCTGGTGTTCCTGTTCATTTGCGGGGCTGTCATCTCTCTGCTGCAGATGATGTCTACAGGTCCCCTGTCGAGAGTTCGCACGACAGATGCCAATAACATCGTCCCCTGCCCTCCAGCCAATCTTTCTGTGGCGGTGACGTCGACCGTTATAAACAGATTCATTGCAGCTGCTGTCATTCCCAAGATTCAAGAGGATAACAACACCCTCGTCATTCCCGAGCAGGAAGTGGACCATGTGTGGGTAGGCGAAATGGTGCTACAGCATTTTAAGCTGAAATCTCTCACCGTCAATACTGCCTTGCCAGACGAGCAGAGTTTAGTCCTACACTCCAAGGGATTTGCTatggaggtggagaagtcGCGATTTATTTTTCATTACATGGGAATACGGTGCGATGGCACGTTCTGGGTCACCCTGAACGAAACCGACGTcgaggcagtgctgcgtcTCACGCTGCTACCAGATGGACGGTGGAGCGCGACGTTCCCGCACTTAGAGGTTGACTGGGGCCAGCTGGTTGTCTACCATCAGCTGGACAGCAAGGCGTGCGGCATTGCACAGAAAGTGCTGGAAATCTTCATTGGTGACTTTGACGCCTTCGTGGTCAGCCAAATCAAGAAAAAACTGGATGAAGAAGCGCCAAGCAAGGCAGCTGAGAGTCTCAATGATGTTTTTGCGAAAATTGGCATCCGCGCCATGACACCGCCCGTGATGACAGCGGACACGCTTCGCGTTATGTTGGATTTAAACCCGGTTGATTTTGGCTGTGCTCCAGCGCCTACCGCGTCTGCGATGCCTGACCTCATCTCTCGCGACATGGCCATACGCACCACCCTGACAAGCGTGAATAATCTTCTCTACAACGCGGCACAGGCGGGACGTTTGCGGGTGGAGCATGACCTACCAGCGGAGTGGAACACATCTCTCTTCGAGGATATTATTCCTGAGTTGTACCAGGCGTGCCGAGAGTGCTACTTGTACACCGACGTGCAGGCGGCAAAGGCACCTGTACTCGACGTGCCGCAAGACGGCGAAGTATTGGTGGTTGCGAAGGACCTCATTCTCGGACTGTACGTGCACCCCAAATCCATGTGGCAAGTCGCGACCTTGGCTGACATTGTCACCGAAAAGAAGAGCGGGTCATGCGCAGGATCCGCCGCTGTCTCCCGATCCTTCGATATCAAGAAGACTTCTTCATGGCGCACCCGGAAGCCTCTTCCTGTACTGGCAATTCGGTTGTCTGCCGCGTGCGGGGTTCGCAACATCAGCGCCGAGACAGGTCGCTCAATCAGCTACGAGTTACTTCCGGTGGAGAACGTCTCTGTGCAGATCGAGGCGTCAAACATCGGTGATGTCAACACGACGGAACTGGAAAAGGCCATAGCTAAAGCGTGGAACGACTTCGCTGCTCCGCTTGCTAACAGTGAGTCTCCGCTGAGGCTTCCACCCTTCTTCCAGAAAGCTATCCTGGAGGTGGGATTGGCGGCGATTCAGGGCGGCGTGGATGTCGACCTTGAGGCGGAGTTTATGCAAGGTGTCTTCTCAAAACTGTAGGCCGACAGTGAACTGCAGAGGAAGGGACTCCTGGGAGGAGTGGCGGAGAGGAAGGGTCCTCTGACTGTGGAAGCCGCAGGTGTGCATCAGCAGGAAACAATGAACGAGGGAGGTTCACGGAGGTTGACTCGTGCTGCTTCTTAGCCTCTGTTGAGTTGGTCTTTCTGTCTTGTTTCGCCTTTTCAGGAATGGACTTTTGGGGGGTTTGCTTGTTATTGTCGCTGCAGTTGTGTGCTTCCTCGCACTGCGCGTGGCGTGTGCACATCCCCTTTCCGTCTTGATTTGCTCGGCGTTTATACTGTCCATTATTGTGGGGGCGACTTCGCCTTGACGCAGAACTgtttttctccttcgccgACATCGAGTGGCATTGGAtcgccgctcttcctctttctctgacTGAATCACTCGTTTGTGATGCGATatgtgatgtgtgtgtgtgtgtgtacgggTGTATGTCTATCGATTTTTCGTCTTATTGTTTTTGTCGCCGTGCATCCGCAACGATTCTTTCAACGTCCTCTTAAGCGCTTCATCCGTGTGCTGAactcccctttttttttcgttgtcCCAACTCTGCTGTCTGTACATCACACGTTTTGAAGTCGTTTCTCCGATTCGGtttgcctttttttgttgttgttgttcttgcATTGCGTCAACGactctgcacctcctccgcttcttcTGCCGTCACGGGTTGTGAAACGAACGTAGAGGCGTGTGTTTGCGGGGACGTGTGCATTCCGTTACCACCGTGGGCAGGAAGCAGAGCGGTGAACACCGAAGCGGGGATCTGTCTTCaatgcttctctctttggcGCACTCCTCACGGTTCAATTTGGTCGTACGTGACCACCATTTTTGCTCTCTACACCTGCTTCActgtttccctttctctcacATCGCTcagcaaacaaaaaaaggccGAGCGGTCTTGTTCCTTCGATCGGGCAGTACGTGTTGTGCTCGATTCCGTGTTCATTTTCTTCCCTATTTTGCACTTTGTTCTTGACCCTGGGGAGCGGATAGACACACCCCAGTGCGTGGTGTCCGTCGGCtcagcgccccccccccccctccctcccccgctgtGTGGGAGGGAAGCCCACGCAGAgccaccccgccccctcccactctcccTGCGTATACCGAGCGGCCTCTGGACAGGGCCAGGTACCTAGGATGtagggaggtcagagcgatgtagCGCTACGAATGCCGGGGGCGAGGTtgggtcctggatggcgttgcgtcggagcgagccgcgacagtgagcacgcTTGGGTCATCCCTACGACAGGCAGCGTGTCAGCTCGTCTCgggcagcggctgtgaggcgagctgcgccgcaggTGACTGGTGTTTGGAGGCAGAGGTCGCGCGCTGGCCACCgaggcggcaccgctgcagcacgtctgCCCCGCGGttgcgcaccacgcgatgggcctgtgacagACCGGGAGCCGAGGGGAGATCGCCTTATGTTCTCCAGTAAAGAATGAACACGCGGAAGAAAGATATTCTCATAGACTCATGTGTTTGACAGTCCAATCTACCCAGGCCAGCGGAGGTGCATATAGTTATGCCCAGCTACGCAAGAAACACAAGGAGTAGGGGAGCAACAAAATGACGCGGGAAGCTGTTTCGGGACATCTTAGGCGCCGAGTCGATCCAAAGGCGCGACCGATCGCCGGCGTCACTGCAGTACGGCACCCCAAGATATGATTCTGACGAAAAGCTGCGAGGTATAGAAAAGCCCATCACTCATAAGAGACTCGAAAGGAAAAGCTGTCGTGAGGGTCGCTGTAATACAGTGTTAGCGAATCCTTCCTCCCCGCTCGAGCTCTCCGCtacgcacgtgtgcgcgtggagTACCTTTACGGGGCCCCACTTCCCCTTTGTTAGCGTTGTCCCGAGAGCGGTTAACGTACCGACTCGAGAAACCGGATGAAGCGGCCTTTAGCAACGGCTCAGTGATGATGGCCATTCATAGCTCATATCGCCGTGCAGCGCTGTGTAGGTATTAGCCTCAGCACACTATACTTCATCACCTTTGACTGCGTTGGAATCCTTTTCTGATGCCCACTGACACGCCTCCCTTGTGCGcctacacacacccgcagctcctctctcgtctcccTTTACTCGTGTATTCGAATAAAACGACCATCGCGGTTGCTTTGCCTGTGCCTTCTGTCATTTCGTACCactgtgagtgtgtgtgtgtgtgttttttctCATGTTCTGTACTC encodes:
- a CDS encoding putative expression site-associated protein 5 (ESAG5) yields the protein MPVYGKRSSGKVGARRWWRCLSWLVFLFICGAVISLLQMMSTGPLSRVRTTDANNIVPCPPANLSVAVTSTVINRFIAAAVIPKIQEDNNTLVIPEQEVDHVWVGEMVLQHFKLKSLTVNTALPDEQSLVLHSKGFAMEVEKSRFIFHYMGIRCDGTFWVTLNETDVEAVLRLTLLPDGRWSATFPHLEVDWGQLVVYHQLDSKACGIAQKVLEIFIGDFDAFVVSQIKKKLDEEAPSKAAESLNDVFAKIGIRAMTPPVMTADTLRVMLDLNPVDFGCAPAPTASAMPDLISRDMAIRTTLTSVNNLLYNAAQAGRLRVEHDLPAEWNTSLFEDIIPELYQACRECYLYTDVQAAKAPVLDVPQDGEVLVVAKDLILGLYVHPKSMWQVATLADIVTEKKSGSCAGSAAVSRSFDIKKTSSWRTRKPLPVLAIRLSAACGVRNISAETGRSISYELLPVENVSVQIEASNIGDVNTTELEKAIAKAWNDFAAPLANSESPLRLPPFFQKAILEVGLAAIQGGVDVDLEAEFMQGVFSKL